A window of the Hevea brasiliensis isolate MT/VB/25A 57/8 chromosome 6, ASM3005281v1, whole genome shotgun sequence genome harbors these coding sequences:
- the LOC110632470 gene encoding uncharacterized protein LOC110632470: MTRKAVKGSIIAYLLAKNPIEEYEALDFEFPDEYVNTVEEEMGEQSDVWQMYFDGAVNLSGSGIGSGLVSPDGKHFPIAVKLKFECINNVAEYEVCVSGLQAAIEMKIKKLEVYGDSTLIIFQVKGEWQTRDPKLIPYQKYLIELIKKFDEITFTHLSRDKNQIIDALATLAVMAQIKEGKEVQILLIKATDNPAYCLMVEEEADEKP; encoded by the coding sequence ATGACCAGAAAGGCAGTAAAGGGAAGTATTATAGCATATCTCTTAGCAAAAAATCCAATTGAGGAATATGaagctttggattttgaattcccggaTGAGTATGTAAATACAGTGGAGGAAGAAATGGGAGAGCAGAGTGATGTCTggcaaatgtattttgatggagcagtcaatttatcaggTAGTGGAATTGGATCAGGCTTGGTATCTCCAGATGGAAAACATTTCCCAATTGCAGTAAAGTTAAAATTTGAATGTATAAACAATGTCGCTGAATATGAAGTTTGTGTGAGTGGTTTACAAGCAGCCATTGAAATGAAAATCAAGAAGTTAGAAGTATATGGTGACTCaactttaataatttttcaaGTGAAAGGGGAATGGCAGACTCGAGATCCAAAGTTGATTCCATACCAGAAATATCTCATTGAATTAATTAAGAAATTTGATGAGATTACTTTTACTCATTTAAGTCGTGACAAGAATCAGATCATCGATGCTCTAGCAACACTAGCTGTCATGGCACAAATTAAAGAAGGTAAAGAAGTACAGATTCTTCTTATAAAGGCCACAGATAACCCTGCTTATTGCTTGATGGTCGAAGAAGAAGCGGATGAGAAGCCCTAG